In Capsicum annuum cultivar UCD-10X-F1 chromosome 7, UCD10Xv1.1, whole genome shotgun sequence, one genomic interval encodes:
- the LOC124885533 gene encoding putative late blight resistance protein homolog R1B-17 → MAYASIASLVRTMELLLMSDLPMLSLAFCHREEIVALHKKVSSIEAFLKNSEKQISSYGAMTDLEVRIKGFANAAEEKIEFGLREAMIAEDETQRGKAHEELRESLRQVAKDIDRVQEESKTIQDHKGRQVSTRSLARDMSSEKLPNLEASNNMVGSGKQKKRVLEEIRGGSSDEQKIFPIVGMGGIGKTALAKQVFNHPSIQSHFDIRAWATISKEYNVKEILLSLLQSIIKINDKVYCRSEAELADLLQKYLKRKRYLIVKDDIWNYKAWDETRQCFPIINNGSRILLTTRHTEVALYASSSNLLLKMNLMNSDESWYLFKSKAYANERFPFELKATGKEISKRCHGLPLTIVVVAGLLSKSKSTKEEWKNVAENIKSFLMKDPAEQCLCVVALSYNYLPNDLKACLLYLGIFPEDSEISVKKLVRLWIAEGFLKLEGDLEEAAENRLQDLVDTCLTLASQKSADGRKIKTCRVHVLVNELCLREAQRENFLFIRNDKTETVPLVGCRLISKQKRRQTGVCFHDENFVTSLTHTNDDDSPLRRIHSIFLFAAPSLSTNSNLELGYLNLIRVFDLSSMYFSDFPLQTLSLSLLSYLSFSTHISFGIPRGIRKLLNLQTCIVQGSVHSFIKFPELTWEIKQLRHLKLRIFYLSDPLSSSTTGTEHRMETKNKKHSLNNLQKSKSTNLKCWKATNDHFSALEHLVIRHCLHLEEIPIEFADIYSLQLIESQNCSAKLAASAERIQEEQESLGSKAIDVRSYNDQGKHY, encoded by the exons ATGGCGTACGCGAGTATAGCATCTCTTGTAAGAACAATGGAACTGCTGTTGATGTCTGATTTGCCAATGCTATCCCTTGCTTTTTGCCACAGAGAAGAAATTGTAGCTCTACATAAGAAAGTGAGTTCTATAGAAGCATTTCTCAAGAACTCTGAGAAACAAATCAGTAGTTATGGGGCAATGACAGATTTGGAAGTGCGGATAAAAGGTTTTGCGAATGCTGcggaagaaaaaattgaattcgGACTACGAGAAGCAATGATAGCAGAAGATGAAACGCAGAGAGGAAAAGCACATGAGGAACTTCGTGAGAGCTTGCGACAAGTAGCAAAGGACATTGACCGTGTGCAAGAAGAGTCGAAAACGATTCAAGATCATAAAGGTAGACAAGTATCAACGCGGTCCTTGGCACGAGATATGAGTTCAGAAAAACTACCTAATCTGGAAGCTTCGAACAATATGGTGGGAAGTGGCAAGCAAAAGAAAAGGGTGCTTGAAGAAATCAGAGGAGGCTCTTCCGACGAACAAAAAATTTTCCCAATTGTCGGGATGGGAGGCATTGGCAAGACAGCTTTAGCAAAACAAGTTTTTAACCATCCTTCGATTCAGTCCCATTTTGACATTCGCGCTTGGGCTACTATATCTAAAGAATACAATGTGAAAGAAATCCTGCTCAGTCTTCTTCAATCTATAATCAAAATCAATGACAAAGTCTACTGCAGAAGTGAGGCAGAGCTAGCGGACCTTCTACAGAAATATTTGAAGCGTAAGAGGTATCTTATTGTCAAGGACGACATATGGAACTATAAAGCGTGGGATGAAACGAGACAATGTTTTCCAATCATCAATAATGGGAGTCGAATATTGTTGACTACCCGTCATACTGAGGTAGCCCTTTACGCGAGCTCAAGTAATCTTCTTTTAAAGATGAATCTCATGAATTCGGATGAGAGTTGGTACCTTTTTAAAAGTAAGGCGTATGCGAATGAAAGATTCCCGTTTGAATTAAAGGCTACAGGGAAGGAAATTTCAAAAAGATGTCACGGATTACCGCTAACAATTGTCGTGGTTGCTGGGCTTCTATCCAAATCTAAGAGCACAAAAGAAGAATGGAAGAACGTTGCTGAGAATATCAAGTCGTTTCTAATGAAAGATCCTGCTGAACAATGTCTATGCGTTGTCGCATTGAGTTACAACTACTTGCCTAATGACTTAAAAGCATGCCTTCTCTATCTCGGAATATTTCCAGAAGACAGTGAAATTTCAGTGAAGAAATTGGTGAGATTATGGATCGCTGAGGGGTTCTTGAAACTGGAGGGTGACCTAGAAGAAGCGGCTGAAAACCGTTTGCAGGATCTTGTCGATACCTGTCTAACCTTAGCTAGCCAAAAAAGCGCAGACGGAAGAAAAATCAAGACATGTAGGGTTCATGTTCTGGTCAATGAGTTATGCTTGAGAGAAGCACAACGCGAAAACTTTTTGTTTATCAGAAATGATAAAACAGAAACCGTTCCTCTTGTGGGCTGTCGATTGATCAGCAAACAGAAAAGGCGACAAACTGGTGTTTGTTTTCACGATGAGAATTTTGTAACATCACTTACACATACCAATGATGATGACAGTCCGTTgagaagaattcattcaattTTCCTGTTTGCTGCACCTTCACTCAGTACTAATTCCAATTTAGAGCTTGGTTATTTGAATTTAATCAGAGTCTTCGACTTGAGTTCAATGTACTTCTCAGATTTTCCTCTGCagactctttctctctctttgttGAGTTACTTATCTTTTTCGACTCACATATCTTTTGGCATACCTCGAGGAATTCGCAAATTATTGAATCTACAAACTTGCATTGTTCAAGGATCAGTTCACTCATTTATAAAGTTTCCAGAACTAACTTGGGAAATAAAGCAACTGAGACACCTGAAACTCCGAATCTTTTATTTGTCGGATCCTCTAAGTTCATCCACTACTGGTACCGAACATCGGAtggaaacaaaaaacaaaaaacactcactcaacaacttgcagaaatcaaaaa GTACAAATCTGAAATGTTGGAAAGCTACAAATGATCATTTTTCTGCTCTTGAGCATCTAGTGATCAGACATTGCCTTCATTTGGAGGAGATCCCTATTGAGTTTGCAGATATTTACTCACTACAACTAATCGAATCGCAGAACTGTAGTGCAAAGCTCGCGGCTTCTGCTGAACGAATTCAAGAAGAGCAAGAATCACTGGGAAGCAAAGCTATAGATGTTCGTTCTTACAATGATCAAGGTAAACACTATTAG